GACGGGGATAGCAAGCGAACTCAACAAGCTCCACTTTCTGCCGCCCGGTACCCGGCTGAATGCCGAAACCGTGCAGGAGGTGGTGGGCCGCGAACAGGCAGGCGACTCGTTCGTCATGCTGGACGCGGCCACGGCTGGACGTCCGGTGCCAGCCTTAGAACAGCTAGGCAGGCTGCTGCGCGTGGGCGAAGATCCTTTCCGGCTGCTGGGTGCGGTGGTGTGGCAGTACAGCCTGATCGCCCGCTGCGTGGGCCTGATCGCCCAGGAAGGCGGGCGGGTCAGCGACGCCGCAGCCGCCCAGCGCCTAGGGGCCAAGCCTTACCCAGTCAAAAAAGCCCTGGCGGTGGCCCGCCGTCTGAACGAAGCCCAGGCCCGCCGCCACCTGGGACGCATCGCCCAGGCCGACTTGGACCTCAAGCGCGGCCATGACCCGGCGCGGGTGCTCCAGCGGCTGATGATTGAGCTGAGTGGCTAAGGCACAGCTCGCCCGACCCTGGGCACGATTCTTACGGGGAGCACTCTGCGGTCCCGCCGATTCTCCCTTATCTCTCGGAACTTTCATCGGCGGCGGCGCATACTGAAAGGCAATGAAGAAATTTCACCTTCCCCTGCTGGCCGCGCTTCCGGCGCTGATGGCGTCCTGTGCCTCTTCTGGCGGGAACGTGAACGACTATCAGCGCAACAGCTACGCCACCTACGAAGAGTGCATCCAGGCCAACCAGAAGTACATTGACCAGGGCATGCAAAATCCATGTACACGCCAAAATCAGACGGCGGGCGGCGGCTACTACGGGCCGTGGTTCTTCTTCTGGGGCGGTGGGCTGGGCCGGGTGGTCGGGTACAACGGCGACGGCACGTCCAGCCGCACCGGCTATCAGGTGGACCGTGACGGGCAGCTGACTGGGCGCTTTCAGGCCCCGCAGATTTCACGCGGGGGCTTTTCCACCGGAGGGCGGGGTACAGGCAGCGTCCGCAGTCCATCCGGCAGCGGTTCGGTCCGCAGCACCACGCCGCCACGCATCATCCTGCCTGGGACCAACGGCAACCGCACCGGCGGCAGCTTTGGTGGCTGAGCAACTCATCTAATGCGGCGGCGCACCTTCGCCCCACGCCCCGGCTGGCAGGAACGACTGGAAGCGGTGGGCATGTTATGGCACGGCACCGCGCCAGATCATCCGGTTCCCTACTGGGCCGAGGATGCGGGTTACCAGTTCTCCGCCGCCGAGGTGTCTGACCTGGAGCGGACCGCGCAGCGCCTCACGGGTCAGGTGCTGACCGCCACCGAGTACGCGATCACCCAGGGGCGGCTGGCCGAACTGGGCATTCCCGACTTTATGGAAGATGCGGTGCGTGAGTCGTGGGACCGCGATGACCCCAGCGTCTACCTGCGGCTGGACCTGGCCTACTGTCCCGGCGAACCACCCCGGCTGCTGGAGGTCAATGGGCAGACGCCGACCAGTTTGCTAGAAGCCGCAGTGTGCCAGTGGCAGTGGCTGGAAGACCGGCAGGCGGCAGCCGAACTGCCGTCTCAGGCCGGGCAGTGGAACACCCTTCACGAAGCACTGGGCGAGCAGTGGGCACATTTGCGCAGCGAACGGTCCTTAAGCGAAGTGACCTTCAGCTCGGCGCTGAGCGACGAGGACCTGGCCACCGTGACCTATCTACGCGAACTGGCCAACGCGGCAGGTCTCCAGACCGCTTACCTGCCCGTGGACCGCCTGGGCCTGGCCCCGCACGAACCGTATCTGCTGGACGGCTGGCCCCGGCCCATCCGGAATCTGATGTGGCTGTGGCCGTTCGAGTTCGCCTGGGATGCCCGCGACGGCGAGGCGCTGGCCACGACCCGGACCCGCTTTATCGAGCCGCTCTGGAAGGCCGTGACCAGCTCTAAGGGGCTGCTGGCCGTGCTGCACGACCTTTACCCAGATGACGAAAGCATTTTGCCCGCCAGCCTGACC
The sequence above is a segment of the Deinococcus radiophilus genome. Coding sequences within it:
- the holA gene encoding DNA polymerase III subunit delta translates to MLAAFSGHPFLAELALRDWAEAQGINRAELTRLSGDEVTPETLEPLLAPSLFGGGGVIVDLSGVKPTRDLMNLLAGAQAPALVLDVTSPATRAKVYEEHGQLIRSPNPQRPGDVLGWLVPYAKGQGLKLERDAAQYLADVFGNDLTGIASELNKLHFLPPGTRLNAETVQEVVGREQAGDSFVMLDAATAGRPVPALEQLGRLLRVGEDPFRLLGAVVWQYSLIARCVGLIAQEGGRVSDAAAAQRLGAKPYPVKKALAVARRLNEAQARRHLGRIAQADLDLKRGHDPARVLQRLMIELSG
- a CDS encoding glutathionylspermidine synthase family protein, which encodes MRRRTFAPRPGWQERLEAVGMLWHGTAPDHPVPYWAEDAGYQFSAAEVSDLERTAQRLTGQVLTATEYAITQGRLAELGIPDFMEDAVRESWDRDDPSVYLRLDLAYCPGEPPRLLEVNGQTPTSLLEAAVCQWQWLEDRQAAAELPSQAGQWNTLHEALGEQWAHLRSERSLSEVTFSSALSDEDLATVTYLRELANAAGLQTAYLPVDRLGLAPHEPYLLDGWPRPIRNLMWLWPFEFAWDARDGEALATTRTRFIEPLWKAVTSSKGLLAVLHDLYPDDESILPASLTPGTLKGPAVQKPLYSREGQNIILPGQAMTPGDYAGYPLIEQAYTELPTYPAPDGPRYPVLGVWAAGDEVCGLGIREGRGRVTDNRASFVPHWTE